A genomic window from Actinomycetaceae bacterium MB13-C1-2 includes:
- a CDS encoding META domain-containing protein, with protein MKRIMTLGVVAVFGVSMLTGCGESGGGETATPENITGAWVLESATGPKGDVVIVEGTTPELTVEDEGAFHGTAGCNNLFGTVRAEGDKLLFGPVASTMMACDEPIMDAEYAYVSALDVVTSGTISGDSLVLKGDDAELKFKRG; from the coding sequence ATGAAACGAATAATGACTCTTGGAGTAGTTGCTGTCTTTGGTGTGTCGATGCTTACCGGTTGCGGGGAATCTGGTGGAGGCGAGACGGCGACCCCTGAGAACATTACGGGTGCCTGGGTGCTTGAATCGGCGACCGGCCCTAAGGGTGATGTAGTCATCGTTGAGGGCACTACCCCTGAACTCACGGTTGAAGATGAAGGGGCGTTCCACGGAACTGCCGGCTGTAACAACCTGTTTGGCACTGTTCGAGCGGAGGGCGACAAGCTCTTGTTTGGCCCGGTGGCTTCCACGATGATGGCGTGTGACGAGCCGATTATGGACGCCGAGTACGCGTACGTCAGTGCGCTGGACGTCGTTACTTCGGGAACGATCTCGGGTGATTCCCTTGTCCTAAAGGGAGATGACGCCGAGCTTAAGTTCAAGCGCGGGTAG
- a CDS encoding methylated-DNA--[protein]-cysteine S-methyltransferase, translated as MDNPDAPKPLYFHVVSSPVGDLGLVASARGITHVLFNPERELKHLSQTYQVLSTRPDLADEDDGQTAARHLLLAARQLRDYFAEERRHFSLVLDLAPDAVSAASSSHHSKKRTGSFRTAAHLELLNINYGETASYGDIAEALGSPGAARAVGGACANNPIPIIIPCHRVLPSTGKIGNYSGGTGPETKKFLLNLESAN; from the coding sequence ATGGATAATCCGGACGCGCCCAAGCCTCTTTACTTTCACGTCGTCAGTTCTCCGGTTGGCGATCTAGGGCTAGTCGCAAGCGCACGTGGAATCACCCATGTCTTGTTCAACCCTGAACGAGAACTCAAGCATCTCTCGCAGACCTACCAGGTTCTCTCCACACGTCCCGATCTAGCGGACGAGGATGATGGACAAACTGCCGCGCGCCATCTACTCCTTGCTGCTCGGCAACTCCGCGACTACTTCGCAGAAGAGCGCCGCCATTTTTCGCTGGTACTCGACCTTGCGCCAGACGCAGTCAGCGCGGCCTCATCCTCACATCACTCCAAGAAACGCACCGGCAGTTTTCGAACTGCGGCTCACCTGGAGCTCCTGAACATCAACTACGGTGAGACGGCCTCATACGGAGACATTGCGGAGGCACTCGGTTCTCCCGGAGCCGCAAGAGCCGTAGGTGGCGCCTGCGCAAACAACCCGATTCCGATAATTATTCCGTGCCATCGCGTTCTTCCATCCACCGGAAAAATCGGCAACTACAGTGGTGGAACAGGACCGGAAACGAAGAAGTTCCTCCTAAACCTCGAATCGGCAAATTAG